The Devosia sp. SD17-2 genome includes a region encoding these proteins:
- a CDS encoding NAD(P)H-quinone oxidoreductase, with amino-acid sequence MTPSHFLPADMLATAITAPGGPEQLVASRHPLPAIGSGDILIRMAAAGVNGPDLAQRRGHYDPPPGASPLPGLEVSGTVSAVGADVSNHKVGDAVMALTNGGGYAEYVAVPAGQVLPVPQGWSFAEAAALPETWYTVTQTLVMRAGLEAGMSVLVHGASGGIGGAAIQIAGLLGARAIGVTSTPEKAAYAKAMGAHATIDRSEDIAARAKELTNGKGVDRVVDVIGGDMAGVNVAASARNGHIVQISTLDGGTAAVPLRLIMAKGITLSGSTLRPQDSATKRAIAERVATFLPALAALGWRKPDIRLFDLENAAEAHAAMEGRGHIGKLVLLSAYGRESAADLS; translated from the coding sequence ATGACACCATCACATTTCCTGCCAGCCGACATGCTGGCCACCGCCATTACCGCCCCCGGTGGGCCAGAACAATTGGTCGCGAGCCGCCATCCCCTGCCCGCGATCGGGTCCGGCGACATCCTCATCCGCATGGCGGCAGCCGGGGTCAATGGCCCCGACCTGGCGCAAAGGCGTGGCCATTACGATCCCCCACCGGGCGCATCGCCGCTTCCCGGGCTCGAAGTCTCGGGAACGGTGTCAGCGGTAGGCGCCGATGTCAGCAATCACAAGGTGGGCGACGCGGTCATGGCGCTGACAAATGGCGGCGGCTATGCCGAATATGTTGCCGTGCCGGCCGGCCAGGTGCTGCCCGTGCCGCAGGGCTGGAGCTTTGCCGAGGCAGCCGCCCTGCCCGAGACCTGGTACACCGTCACCCAGACCCTCGTCATGCGTGCAGGCCTTGAGGCCGGCATGAGCGTGCTGGTGCACGGCGCCTCTGGCGGCATTGGCGGCGCGGCCATCCAAATCGCCGGGCTTTTGGGCGCACGGGCCATCGGGGTCACCTCAACCCCTGAAAAAGCCGCCTACGCCAAGGCCATGGGCGCACACGCCACCATTGATCGCAGCGAAGACATCGCCGCCCGCGCCAAGGAACTGACTAACGGCAAGGGTGTCGACCGCGTCGTCGACGTCATCGGCGGGGACATGGCGGGGGTCAATGTCGCGGCCTCGGCCCGCAACGGTCACATTGTTCAGATCTCGACCCTCGACGGCGGCACCGCGGCAGTGCCCTTGCGGCTGATAATGGCCAAGGGCATCACGCTGTCGGGATCGACCCTGCGCCCACAGGACAGCGCTACCAAGCGGGCCATCGCCGAGCGCGTGGCGACGTTCCTTCCTGCCCTCGCCGCCCTCGGCTGGCGCAAGCCCGACATCCGGCTTTTTGATCTCGAAAACGCGGCTGAAGCCCATGCGGCGATGGAGGGGCGCGGCCATATCGGCAAGCTCGTGCTGCTCAGCGCATACGGACGCGAGAGTGCGGCGGATCTGTCTTAA
- a CDS encoding cell cycle transcriptional regulator TrcR, with protein sequence MSQPLLMPKATAVWLVDNTALSFEQIAAFCTLHPLEVQGIADGDVASGIMGVNPVQNGQLSREEIEKAEKDPNYRLKLSDPKVRVAAVKRKGPRYTPISRRNERPNAIKWLVRNHPELKDAQIMRLVGTTKSTIDSVRDNNHWNAANLTAMDPVTLGLCSQIELDLEVKRASKDAAVQQTDVAEGTTLLTAEEALARAAARTSHDLSFDDQGGEHHHRPAPNNEEFDADSVFSKLKSLKSDADE encoded by the coding sequence ATGTCCCAGCCCCTTTTGATGCCCAAGGCGACTGCCGTCTGGCTCGTGGACAACACTGCCTTGTCGTTCGAACAGATTGCCGCCTTCTGCACACTGCATCCGCTGGAAGTCCAGGGTATTGCCGATGGTGATGTCGCCAGCGGCATCATGGGCGTCAACCCCGTGCAGAACGGTCAGCTGTCGCGCGAGGAAATCGAGAAGGCCGAGAAGGATCCCAATTACCGTCTCAAGCTTTCCGATCCCAAGGTTCGCGTTGCCGCCGTCAAGCGCAAAGGCCCGCGCTACACCCCGATCTCGCGCCGCAATGAGCGCCCCAATGCCATCAAATGGCTGGTGCGCAATCATCCCGAGCTCAAGGACGCGCAGATCATGCGCCTCGTCGGCACCACCAAGTCGACCATCGACTCGGTGCGCGACAACAACCACTGGAACGCGGCCAATCTGACCGCCATGGACCCGGTCACCCTGGGCCTGTGCAGCCAGATCGAGCTCGACCTCGAGGTCAAGCGCGCGTCCAAGGATGCGGCCGTGCAGCAGACCGATGTGGCCGAAGGCACGACGCTCCTCACCGCCGAGGAAGCGCTGGCCCGGGCCGCAGCCCGCACCAGCCACGACCTCAGCTTTGACGACCAAGGCGGCGAGCACCATCACCGCCCGGCGCCGAACAACGAAGAGTTCGACGCGGACTCCGTGTTCTCCAAGCTCAAGTCGCTCAAGAGCGACGCCGACGAGTAA
- a CDS encoding sulfite exporter TauE/SafE family protein, giving the protein MFDPVFVTVAVLAVLIVGLSKAGLLGGLGVVGVPMLALIMPARDAAGMMLPVLLCMDAVAVWMYRKEFDRSILKLMLPGAAIGTLIGWALWAFVSDAMVLLLVGVVTLLFVIDAVFPIRKKLEGLPPSKGWGSFWGATAGFTSFISHTGGPPFQIYVLPQRLSPAIYAGTSAMFFAVVNTSKLIPYFFLGQLNVSNLTLSAALAPVGMLGVFIGIYLVRRISAKLFYTIAYWLIFLLAFKLIWDGLVGVMGW; this is encoded by the coding sequence ATGTTTGATCCTGTTTTCGTCACGGTTGCCGTGCTCGCGGTGCTGATTGTCGGCCTGTCCAAGGCTGGGCTGCTCGGCGGCCTGGGCGTTGTCGGCGTGCCAATGCTCGCCCTCATCATGCCGGCGCGCGATGCGGCGGGCATGATGCTGCCGGTGCTCCTCTGCATGGATGCGGTGGCGGTCTGGATGTATCGCAAGGAGTTCGATCGCTCGATCCTCAAGCTAATGCTGCCCGGAGCTGCCATTGGCACGCTGATCGGCTGGGCCCTCTGGGCCTTTGTCAGCGACGCCATGGTGCTGCTCCTGGTGGGCGTCGTCACCCTGCTCTTTGTAATCGACGCCGTCTTCCCGATCCGCAAGAAACTCGAAGGCCTGCCGCCATCGAAAGGCTGGGGGAGTTTCTGGGGCGCCACGGCAGGCTTTACCAGCTTCATCTCGCACACGGGCGGCCCGCCGTTCCAGATCTATGTGCTACCCCAGAGGCTGAGCCCGGCCATTTATGCCGGCACCTCGGCCATGTTCTTTGCCGTGGTCAACACCTCCAAGCTGATCCCCTATTTCTTCCTCGGCCAGCTCAATGTCAGCAATCTGACACTCTCGGCGGCTTTGGCACCGGTGGGCATGCTGGGCGTCTTTATCGGCATTTATCTGGTGCGCCGCATCTCGGCCAAACTCTTCTACACCATCGCCTATTGGCTGATCTTCCTTCTGGCCTTCAAGCTGATCTGGGATGGCCTCGTTGGCGTGATGGGCTGGTAG
- a CDS encoding M3 family oligoendopeptidase, with protein MSATTQKGHNEFGNLPVWDLSDLYPGKDSPEFKTALTEAKALASKFEADYKGKLVELTKAGKLVQSIKDSEKLEDLGGRIGSFAFLQYAQNTTDPDRAKFMGDINEALTALSTQTLFYTLELNRIDDADLEAALSADPELARYRVWFAELRKAKPYQLDDKLEELFQDKSVTSFSAWSRLYDETLASLEFEVDGETLSIEATLHLLSDKDEKKRESAYHALAKVLKANSRLFTHITNVLAKDKEISDRWRGYEDIADSRHMANSIEREVVDALQTAVQEAYPRLSHRYYKMKAKWFGKDKLNAWDRNAPLPTSDDRIWDWDSAVSTVLEAYGKFSPELAEVAKPFFNSGWIDAPAGNGKRSGAFAHPTVPSAHPYLMLNYLGRTRDIMTLAHELGHGVHQSLAAAQGPILANTPLTLAETASVFGEMLTFRSLLEKTTDPTQRFALLSSKVEDMLNTVVRQIAFYTFERRVHTARRQGELRTEEINAIWLEVQAESLGDGVISNDGYESFWTYIPHFIHSPFYVYAYAFGDCLVNSLYAQYEKSNEGFAERYFELLKAGGSKHHSELLAPFGLDAKDPNFWSLGLSMIEGLIDELEATSP; from the coding sequence ATGAGCGCCACCACGCAAAAGGGCCATAATGAGTTCGGCAACCTTCCAGTGTGGGATCTCTCCGATCTCTATCCCGGCAAGGACAGCCCCGAATTCAAGACGGCCCTGACCGAAGCCAAGGCGCTCGCGAGCAAATTTGAGGCTGACTACAAGGGCAAGCTGGTCGAGCTGACCAAGGCCGGCAAGCTGGTCCAGTCGATCAAGGACAGCGAAAAGCTCGAGGATCTGGGCGGCCGCATCGGGTCGTTCGCGTTCCTGCAATATGCGCAGAACACCACCGATCCGGACCGCGCAAAATTCATGGGCGACATCAATGAGGCGCTGACGGCGCTCTCGACCCAGACCCTCTTTTATACGCTCGAGCTCAACCGCATCGATGATGCCGATCTCGAAGCCGCCCTTTCTGCCGATCCGGAGCTCGCGCGTTATCGCGTCTGGTTTGCCGAACTGCGCAAGGCAAAGCCCTACCAGCTCGATGACAAGCTCGAAGAGCTATTCCAGGACAAGTCGGTCACCTCGTTCTCGGCCTGGAGCCGGCTCTATGACGAGACTCTCGCCTCCCTCGAGTTCGAGGTCGATGGCGAAACGCTGAGCATTGAAGCGACGCTGCACCTGCTCTCCGACAAGGACGAAAAGAAGCGCGAGAGCGCCTATCACGCCCTCGCCAAGGTGCTGAAGGCCAATAGCCGGCTTTTTACCCACATCACCAATGTCTTGGCCAAGGACAAGGAAATCTCCGACCGCTGGCGCGGTTACGAGGACATTGCCGACAGCCGCCACATGGCCAATTCCATCGAGCGCGAAGTGGTCGATGCGCTGCAGACCGCCGTGCAGGAGGCCTATCCGCGCCTCTCGCACCGCTACTACAAGATGAAGGCCAAGTGGTTCGGCAAGGACAAGCTCAATGCCTGGGACCGCAATGCGCCGCTCCCCACCAGCGATGATCGCATCTGGGACTGGGACAGCGCCGTCTCCACCGTGCTTGAGGCCTATGGCAAGTTCTCGCCCGAGCTGGCCGAGGTCGCAAAACCCTTCTTCAATTCCGGCTGGATCGACGCCCCGGCCGGCAATGGCAAGCGCTCGGGCGCCTTTGCCCATCCCACCGTGCCCAGCGCTCATCCGTATCTCATGCTCAACTATCTCGGGCGCACCCGCGATATCATGACGCTCGCCCATGAGCTCGGCCATGGCGTGCACCAGAGTCTCGCTGCCGCGCAGGGGCCAATCCTCGCCAATACCCCGCTGACCCTGGCCGAAACCGCCTCCGTGTTCGGCGAGATGCTGACCTTCCGCTCGCTGCTCGAAAAGACCACCGACCCCACGCAGCGCTTTGCGCTCCTCTCCTCCAAGGTCGAGGACATGCTCAACACGGTCGTGCGGCAAATCGCCTTCTATACCTTCGAGCGCCGCGTCCATACGGCCCGCCGGCAGGGTGAGCTGCGGACCGAGGAAATCAACGCCATCTGGCTGGAAGTGCAGGCAGAATCGCTCGGCGACGGCGTCATTTCCAATGACGGCTACGAGAGCTTCTGGACCTATATCCCGCACTTCATCCATTCGCCCTTCTATGTCTATGCCTATGCCTTCGGTGACTGCCTTGTGAACTCGCTCTATGCGCAGTATGAGAAGTCCAACGAAGGCTTTGCAGAGCGCTATTTCGAGCTTCTCAAGGCAGGGGGCAGCAAGCACCATTCCGAACTGCTCGCGCCGTTTGGACTGGACGCCAAAGACCCCAACTTCTGGTCGCTTGGCCTGTCGATGATCGAGGGGCTGATCGATGAGCTTGAGGCGACCTCGCCCTGA
- a CDS encoding aa3-type cytochrome c oxidase subunit IV, translating into MANHQHPPTVRESANDYREHERTYNGFITGVKWTIYGTAISMVLLYFVIQP; encoded by the coding sequence ATGGCCAACCATCAGCATCCGCCCACCGTGCGTGAATCCGCAAATGACTACCGGGAGCACGAACGCACCTATAATGGCTTCATTACCGGGGTGAAGTGGACAATCTACGGCACCGCGATCTCGATGGTTCTCCTCTACTTCGTGATCCAGCCCTAA
- a CDS encoding Re/Si-specific NAD(P)(+) transhydrogenase subunit alpha has product MKIAVLREASTGESRVAATPETVAKLIGLGAEIAIEAGAGLGSRISDQNFAAAGASIGSRVEAIDNADIILCVRRPSAASLAGARSGALLIGALDAFGHEAEIAAFAASGLTAISMEFMPRITRAQVMDILSSQANLSGYQAVIEAAALFERAMPMMMTAAGTVRPAKVFVMGAGVAGLQAIATARRLGAVVSATDVRAAAGEQVESLGAKFVMTDALKDASGTGGYARELTLTEQAAQAELVAGHIAKQDIVITTALIPGRPAPKLVTAAMIEAMTPGAIVVDLAAERGGNVELTRADEIVEHNGVKIVGYTNMASRIPTTASQLYARNLLAFIETLVDTASKSLAITWDDELVKATVLTRDGAIVHPNFTSTATLPPKNVPLEPPPRKVADAPKGDA; this is encoded by the coding sequence ATGAAGATTGCCGTGCTCCGCGAGGCATCGACCGGCGAAAGCCGCGTCGCTGCCACTCCGGAAACTGTCGCCAAGCTCATCGGGCTGGGTGCAGAGATTGCAATAGAAGCCGGTGCGGGACTGGGCTCCCGCATCAGCGATCAGAACTTCGCCGCAGCCGGCGCCAGCATTGGCTCCCGCGTCGAAGCCATCGACAACGCAGACATCATTCTCTGCGTCCGCCGCCCCAGCGCGGCCAGCCTTGCCGGGGCCAGATCCGGCGCCCTCCTCATCGGTGCGCTCGACGCCTTCGGCCATGAAGCCGAGATTGCCGCGTTCGCCGCATCGGGGCTGACGGCCATTTCCATGGAATTCATGCCGCGCATCACCCGCGCGCAGGTGATGGACATTCTCTCCTCCCAGGCCAATCTTTCCGGCTATCAGGCCGTCATCGAGGCGGCGGCGCTGTTTGAACGCGCCATGCCGATGATGATGACCGCCGCCGGCACCGTCCGCCCGGCAAAAGTTTTCGTCATGGGTGCCGGGGTTGCCGGGCTCCAGGCCATCGCCACCGCGCGGCGCCTGGGTGCCGTGGTGTCGGCAACCGACGTGCGCGCCGCTGCCGGCGAGCAGGTGGAATCGCTGGGCGCCAAGTTCGTCATGACCGACGCTCTCAAGGATGCCTCGGGCACGGGCGGCTATGCGCGCGAGTTGACCTTGACCGAGCAGGCGGCCCAGGCCGAGCTCGTCGCCGGCCACATCGCCAAGCAGGACATTGTCATCACCACGGCGCTCATTCCCGGGCGACCGGCGCCAAAGCTGGTCACTGCGGCCATGATCGAGGCCATGACCCCGGGCGCCATCGTCGTCGACCTCGCGGCCGAGCGCGGCGGCAATGTGGAGCTGACCCGGGCCGACGAGATCGTCGAGCACAATGGGGTAAAAATCGTCGGCTACACCAATATGGCCAGCCGCATACCCACCACCGCCAGCCAGCTTTACGCGCGAAACCTCCTCGCCTTCATCGAGACGCTCGTGGACACGGCGAGCAAGAGCCTCGCCATCACCTGGGATGACGAGCTGGTCAAGGCCACGGTGCTCACCCGCGACGGCGCCATCGTTCACCCCAATTTCACCAGCACGGCGACGCTGCCGCCGAAAAACGTTCCGCTCGAACCGCCCCCGAGAAAAGTCGCTGACGCGCCAAAGGGAGACGCATGA
- a CDS encoding proton-translocating transhydrogenase family protein gives MMDSTTVEPTADLAAAIAHGALGGAIDPFTFRLAIFVLAIFVGYFVVWSVTPALHTPLMSVTNAISSVIVVGALLAVGVQLATDASWVSKLFGFIALVFASVNIFGGFLVTQRMLAMYKKKG, from the coding sequence ATGATGGACAGCACGACCGTTGAACCCACCGCCGATCTGGCCGCGGCGATTGCCCATGGCGCGCTGGGGGGAGCGATTGACCCCTTCACGTTCCGGCTGGCGATTTTCGTCCTCGCCATTTTCGTCGGCTATTTCGTGGTCTGGAGCGTCACCCCGGCCCTTCACACCCCGCTGATGAGCGTCACCAATGCCATTTCCTCGGTGATTGTCGTCGGCGCCCTGCTCGCCGTCGGCGTGCAACTGGCAACTGACGCCAGCTGGGTTTCAAAGCTCTTCGGCTTCATTGCTCTCGTCTTTGCCAGCGTGAACATCTTTGGCGGATTTCTGGTCACCCAGCGCATGCTGGCCATGTACAAGAAGAAGGGTTGA
- a CDS encoding NAD(P)(+) transhydrogenase (Re/Si-specific) subunit beta, with product MDANIAALLYLAAGILFILALRSLSSPSSARQGNLYGMVGMAIAIVTTLLVAAPNDWASWLLIIGGIGIGGGIGAYIARSVKMTDMPQLVAAFHSLVGLAAIFVAAAALYAPVAFGIVDPSGHIHAQALIEMSIGTAIGAFTFTGSVIAFAKLNGNMSGKPIILPARHLIHIVIGIVLVALVWAFAVTGNPWLFWLITILALVLGGLMIIPIGGADMPVVVSMLNSYSGWAAAGIGFTLGNTALIITGALVGSSGAILSYIMCKAMNRSFISVILGGFGGDAAAAGSGAEEDRPVKQGAAEDAAFLMKNAGKVIIVPGYGMAVAQAQHALREMADQLKAAGVEVKYAIHPVAGRMPGHMNVLLAEANVPYDEVFELEDINSEFAQADVAFVIGANDVTNPAAKTDKTSPIYGMPVLNVEDAGTVLFIKRGMAAGYAGVQNELFFRDNTMMLFGDAKKVTEDIVKSLGH from the coding sequence ATCGACGCCAATATCGCCGCCCTTCTCTATCTCGCCGCCGGTATCCTCTTCATCCTCGCGCTACGGAGCCTTTCCAGCCCCTCCTCGGCCCGGCAGGGCAATCTCTACGGCATGGTCGGCATGGCCATCGCCATTGTCACCACACTGCTCGTGGCTGCGCCCAATGACTGGGCCAGCTGGTTGCTGATCATCGGTGGCATCGGCATCGGCGGTGGGATCGGGGCCTATATCGCCCGCTCGGTGAAGATGACCGATATGCCCCAGCTGGTCGCGGCCTTCCACTCTCTGGTCGGACTTGCCGCCATCTTCGTCGCCGCCGCAGCGCTCTATGCGCCCGTCGCCTTCGGCATTGTCGATCCTTCGGGGCATATCCATGCCCAGGCGCTCATCGAAATGTCGATCGGCACCGCCATTGGCGCCTTCACCTTTACCGGCTCGGTCATCGCCTTTGCCAAGCTCAACGGCAACATGTCCGGCAAGCCGATCATCCTGCCGGCCCGCCATCTCATTCATATCGTCATCGGCATTGTGCTGGTGGCGCTGGTCTGGGCCTTTGCCGTCACCGGCAATCCCTGGCTCTTCTGGCTGATCACCATTCTCGCCCTCGTGCTGGGCGGACTGATGATCATCCCCATTGGCGGCGCCGACATGCCGGTCGTCGTCTCCATGCTCAATTCCTATTCGGGCTGGGCGGCCGCCGGAATCGGCTTCACCCTGGGCAATACCGCGCTGATCATCACCGGCGCCCTCGTCGGCTCCTCGGGCGCCATCCTCTCCTACATCATGTGCAAGGCGATGAACCGCAGCTTCATTTCCGTCATCCTTGGCGGTTTTGGTGGCGACGCCGCTGCTGCCGGCTCAGGTGCGGAAGAGGATCGCCCCGTAAAACAGGGCGCGGCTGAAGACGCGGCGTTCCTGATGAAAAACGCCGGAAAAGTCATCATCGTGCCCGGCTATGGCATGGCCGTTGCCCAGGCCCAGCACGCCCTCCGGGAAATGGCCGATCAGTTGAAAGCCGCCGGCGTCGAAGTGAAATACGCCATCCATCCGGTGGCCGGCCGCATGCCGGGGCATATGAACGTGCTCTTGGCCGAAGCCAATGTGCCCTATGACGAGGTTTTTGAGCTCGAAGACATCAATTCCGAATTTGCCCAGGCCGACGTCGCCTTCGTCATCGGCGCCAATGACGTCACCAACCCCGCCGCCAAGACTGACAAGACCTCGCCGATCTACGGCATGCCGGTTCTCAACGTCGAGGATGCGGGCACGGTGCTGTTCATCAAGCGCGGCATGGCGGCAGGTTACGCAGGGGTGCAGAACGAATTGTTCTTCCGCGACAACACCATGATGCTGTTCGGCGACGCCAAGAAGGTCACGGAGGACATTGTCAAGTCGCTAGGGCACTGA
- a CDS encoding SlyX family protein codes for MANSDTSERIDSLETRIAYQDQAIEDLNTALTEQWKTIDLLTRKLVMLEEQVRTGSYIADPATEKPPPHY; via the coding sequence ATGGCCAATTCCGACACCAGCGAGCGGATCGATTCGCTCGAAACGCGCATCGCCTATCAGGATCAGGCGATCGAGGACCTCAACACGGCCCTCACCGAGCAATGGAAAACCATTGATCTGCTGACGCGCAAGCTCGTCATGCTCGAAGAGCAGGTTCGCACCGGCTCCTATATCGCCGATCCGGCGACGGAAAAGCCGCCGCCGCACTATTGA
- a CDS encoding tryptophan-rich sensory protein: MATTAVTTVTSPTGHSAFSGARALFGVAIAGGLPLGLFGLANLAGESVGILPLFFSPYGIPGWLGAGIHLSLMFLIGAAAGLAVQNGGRGVIGWVAALTIGMIVFPFLAPWLDSLQLALYVVALLLLCGATTNRIYRNSVLGGLLMVPTLLWLGVGAALGLTIAAAWTPPFALMQVNQQTPPPAL; the protein is encoded by the coding sequence ATGGCCACCACCGCAGTCACCACCGTCACGAGCCCCACAGGCCATAGTGCTTTTTCCGGCGCACGCGCGCTTTTCGGCGTTGCCATTGCCGGTGGACTGCCGCTCGGCCTCTTCGGGCTCGCCAATCTGGCCGGCGAAAGCGTGGGCATCCTGCCGCTGTTCTTTTCCCCCTATGGCATTCCCGGTTGGCTCGGCGCCGGCATTCACCTCTCGCTGATGTTCCTGATCGGCGCGGCCGCTGGTCTTGCCGTGCAGAACGGCGGGCGCGGCGTGATCGGCTGGGTCGCGGCCCTCACCATCGGCATGATCGTCTTCCCGTTTCTTGCCCCATGGCTCGACAGCCTGCAGCTCGCGCTCTACGTCGTCGCCCTGTTGCTGCTCTGTGGCGCGACGACAAATCGTATCTACCGCAACTCGGTGCTCGGCGGCCTCCTCATGGTCCCTACACTTTTGTGGCTTGGCGTCGGCGCAGCCCTCGGCCTCACCATCGCCGCAGCATGGACACCGCCCTTCGCCCTGATGCAGGTCAACCAGCAGACGCCACCCCCGGCCCTGTAA
- a CDS encoding DsbA family oxidoreductase produces MTKLLKIDVFTDVVCPWCLVGSERLDQAVARLGDDVEVVIENHPFYLDPTVPPEGVDVGEMLRTKYGRDPKEMWERVESEAKKAGIDLDLSQQPRMFNTAKAHTITRLSKPNGNQHELANAIAEAYFLEHRQINDDNVLADIAAQFGWDRGDALDAMNDPDLLKATEQIAKDAAQQGIRGVPFFVFGEKYALSGAQPDEVFDQALQKTLSEL; encoded by the coding sequence ATGACCAAACTGCTCAAGATCGATGTCTTCACCGATGTGGTGTGCCCCTGGTGCCTCGTGGGCTCCGAACGTCTCGACCAGGCTGTAGCCCGGCTCGGCGACGACGTTGAAGTCGTCATCGAAAACCACCCCTTTTATCTCGACCCGACCGTTCCGCCCGAGGGTGTCGACGTCGGGGAGATGCTGCGCACCAAATATGGCCGGGACCCCAAGGAAATGTGGGAGCGGGTGGAGAGCGAAGCGAAAAAGGCCGGCATTGATCTCGATCTGTCGCAGCAGCCGCGCATGTTCAACACGGCGAAGGCCCACACGATCACGCGGCTGTCAAAGCCCAATGGCAATCAGCACGAGCTGGCCAATGCCATTGCCGAGGCCTATTTCCTCGAGCACCGCCAGATCAATGACGACAATGTCCTGGCCGATATCGCCGCCCAGTTCGGCTGGGATCGCGGCGATGCGCTCGACGCCATGAACGATCCGGACCTGCTCAAGGCCACCGAGCAGATCGCCAAGGACGCCGCCCAGCAGGGCATTCGCGGCGTGCCTTTCTTCGTCTTTGGCGAGAAATATGCGCTATCCGGCGCCCAGCCCGATGAAGTGTTCGATCAGGCGCTGCAAAAAACGCTTTCTGAACTCTGA
- a CDS encoding alpha/beta hydrolase: protein MTLLRRGLYALVILVALAYAGAIAYMYFNQRALQYSPAGEIIPLSATTLTDAEEVKIPSGNASVTAWYKAPPPGRPVIIFYKGNTGSFTEEHQRYEQFVADGFGFAAFDYRGFPTSPGEISQDNMLEDSLAVFDWVAAKGAPIMIWGRSIGTGPATYVAANRDAEALLLETPYLSAVTVAADRYPILPVGLVMMDKFPSNEWIRDVSEPLLIAHGTADATIGVSNGERLYALAPNPSELWIVPDADHSDLWAAGIWGQAKPFFEKALIP, encoded by the coding sequence ATGACACTGCTGCGCCGCGGGCTCTATGCCCTCGTCATTCTTGTGGCTCTCGCTTACGCGGGGGCCATCGCCTACATGTATTTCAACCAGCGGGCTCTCCAGTACAGTCCCGCGGGCGAGATCATCCCGCTTAGCGCAACTACGCTCACGGATGCCGAAGAGGTCAAAATTCCATCCGGCAATGCCAGCGTCACCGCATGGTACAAGGCCCCGCCTCCCGGCCGGCCGGTGATCATTTTCTACAAGGGCAATACCGGCAGCTTCACCGAGGAACACCAGCGCTACGAGCAGTTCGTCGCCGACGGCTTCGGCTTTGCCGCCTTTGACTATCGCGGCTTTCCCACCTCGCCGGGGGAAATCTCGCAGGACAACATGCTCGAGGATTCCCTCGCCGTATTCGACTGGGTCGCCGCCAAGGGCGCCCCGATCATGATCTGGGGCCGCTCGATCGGCACCGGCCCCGCCACCTATGTTGCCGCCAATCGCGATGCCGAGGCCCTGCTGCTCGAAACCCCCTATCTCTCGGCTGTCACGGTCGCGGCCGATCGCTATCCGATCCTGCCCGTCGGCCTCGTCATGATGGACAAATTCCCCTCCAATGAGTGGATCCGCGATGTGAGCGAGCCGCTCTTGATCGCCCATGGCACGGCGGACGCCACGATTGGCGTCTCCAATGGCGAGCGTCTCTATGCCCTTGCCCCCAATCCTTCCGAACTCTGGATCGTCCCCGACGCCGATCACTCCGACCTTTGGGCCGCCGGGATCTGGGGCCAGGCCAAGCCCTTTTTCGAGAAAGCCCTTATTCCGTGA